The stretch of DNA ACAAACTTACGGTAGCATACTATCACGACATAGGCAATTTATCAAAATAAAAATGCTAATGGGCTGTTAAATGGGCTTAACTGCACCTTTCTGGCCCAAAACAAGACCTTCATCGAACGATTGGCCCACACGAGCCAGCCTTCTTCCCAACGACACGGGGTTAATTATGGGGCGTGGTTATATATTGCTTCATGCGATAATTTTGCAAATCATCACCTGAAGAGATGTACCATAGATGCTGCTATTATATGTTGTATTTAGGTCCATTGTTGAGATGAACTCCTTCCGCAAATCGACGCGTGCTCCAGATGGCAAAAGATTATGTGCATGCAGTGACGTGACGTTCCCACATGCATGCAAACTTGAAATTTAAAAAACAATAAATATTAAACTGagcattcaaattaaattcagATTCCACCACTGTGTTTTTTTGTTCAAGATCTttaaaacaagaccacacttgcctATATTTACGCaactttttttagaaaaatatttttaatactaaataattagtTTGGGCGACTAGGAATAAATAATTTAACAATACGAACAAATAATTAGTTCTATGAACAAATAATTAGTTCTacgaacaaaaaataaaaaattggaaacaaataataatgtacaacgaacaaaatattGAACATCACGAATATTTGATTGTGTAGGGTAAATAATAGAAAAGGCATCacgaacaaaaaaaatcaacattGCCGAACAATCTAATCTACAAAgggaacaaataatttgacGTTGCGAGCAAGTTAGTTACATGCAGCCAAATAATTTTACATAAAGAACAACATATGCATTTggcatataaattttttttacacacAAATGGAATATGAATATGAGCCGAATAAGTAGTATATAACTAAATTATTTTACAAATCAACTAATGACTCTAAAATAATAAATTAGTATACATTAAACATGAGACATTTTTAAATATGAAAAAATGGATAGGAATAAAAGAAAAACTAACTcaataaatacaaaaaatatCGGTAAAAGGAAACACCCAATATTAATATATTGATATAACTCAGCACACTTAAACcgctaaatgtaaaaaaaataaatatgaattataaaaatataaataaataatacaaatactatATAGTTAAAGTAGAAATTATGAGAATAAAGAATTAGAAACCAAATGAAAAGCAAAGAGAAATTATCATTAAAGAATTAGAATCAAGAAAGAAAATATAAGTAgggagaaaaataggaaaataaaaagagaggaagcactCCAGTGCTAGAGCGGCATCACTGGCTCACTGCTAGTGGGCATGCCCGTACAACCGTATCGGTGAAAGCAACAAGCACAAACTCCAAACATATGTGTTGTCAGAAGTAACAGAGAAAAAGTAAACTTCAAATATTAATACATGCATAAAGAAAAACATGATGCAACACATATGAGTTTTCAGAATATACAGAGAGAGAAAATGATGAGAAGGACCGTGCAAGCATAAAGCAAAGcatattttaaatataaaagtTGTCAGAATATATGGAGAGAGAAAGCTAAGAAGGTGTTTTAGAACAGCgacttcaaaaaagtcccagggactttttagtatttagaagtattaaataaatattaattataaaactaactgcagaaccctggggctaaactgcgagacgaatcaaatgatgtatcttaatatatgattagcgaatggttactgtagcatcactgtagcaaattatgaattaattaggctcattagattcatctcgcgaaaaagcactcagctgtcaaaaaacatttataaacatattttatttaatattataaaatagtaagatttcttttgatgtgatagggacttctgaaaaaagtttggaaccaaacagggcctaaggaatggtcatgcatgcatgcaaaataTGGTTGGTGTGAGAAATAtatggagagagaaaaagaagagaagaatATGGACACATGCATACATGCAGGAATATCACATGGGCTAGCATGTGAGAAATATATCACGTGGTGTGCCGAGTCCTTCCTCTCAATCAAATCAATCTTCTCATCTACAGTGATAGGCTCAAAATTATAATTAATGGTATAGTAGGGATTTAAGAGCCAGCGGACCAATAAATTGAGCTGACATCTTATTGGCCCGCGAGAATCAATGTTAACATTAGGTCCAACCCATGCCATCAACTTGCCTGTAATCCTTCAGGCTTACATAGCCCGAGTGGTATATAGCTGTGGCATTAATTGTGCAAGCTCAGAGCTCTGcatatccccccccccccccccccccccccctcctcgtACTAACAGTGAGCCCGGTTCTTTTTTATGGGTCCAGGCGTCTAGTAGCTGCAACCATCCGTGTGCGCATCTCTCTGCACTCCACTGATGAATCCACTAGAAAGAAAGCAGCTCGACTACTGAACATTTTTTTAGGGTAATGAACAATAGTTTTTAGCAGGCACTACCAGCGCACTCCCCTGACTGCCACCGGCCTGTACCATTGTCCATGCACCACCAGTGCATCAGTTTTCTTAATCACGAATCGACTCCAATCATGCACGGATATAGTTAGGGCAAACTCAAAAACCTATGACGATCGACGACGAAGACATCACCGAACCTTAGTCTCTATCCACAAATAGAAGCCGTACACGAACACCCACGACCTGGATCAGTGATCGTGCCCCGCGAGCTAATCTAATCAGAGCACCCAACGCGAGCCGCATTATTTTACTACTAGATGCGTAAAGCAGCTTGTGCGAGTTGGAGAAGAAAACAAATCCGCTTTACTAATTACTACTCCATATATTCACGCCCTATTTAGTTCGAgcgcaattttttttgttggaatcttactaatttgaagtactaaataaagtctatttacaaaactttttgcacagatgggttgtaaatcgcgagacgaatctaatgatactaattaattcatgattaatcaataattagcggatggttactgtagcatcactgttgcaaatcatggattatgtaggctcattagattcatatcgcgatttacagcccatctatacaaaaagttttgtaaatagatttcatttagtactcaatgtatgtgtcgaaatattcgatgtgacaattttttttgtgtttatggAGTTTAtgagtgggaactaaacagggcctcaggATCTGGATAGGAAAGCCACACGAGCAGGGCATGATTGGCACAGCTAGATGAGCAGACTTCCCGGGGCAGGGAAGAATCCCATTGGCTGACGCCAGCGGAAGAATCTTGGACGAATGGTTGTTGGAATTATTAGACGAGCCCAACAGACTGAATCATGCACAAAATACTAATTAATAGTAAAGTGAAGAATCACAAGTGCTCCTTTCATTAGCGTCAGTGGTGCCTCTGGCTCACGGGAGGCACGCCAGCGGCTAATAACTTAATCGCAATGCTCTCTCTCCGGCCACCATGGCAGGATCCGTATCTTTGATGGGAGAAATAGTTTAGTGTCAGCGTTGGATATTATGCGCCGAGGTCAAGATCGATGAGACACTCGATTTGTCTAGCTCGATCGGTGCCTGCTGCTTTAGTTGAATGCATTCATGGCGAGGGggtttaggccgtgtttagttccccctattttttttttgaaaatgtatcttttcatatttgaagtattaaacgtagaccaatcacaaaactaattacagaactcgtctggaaactacgagacgaatctaataagtctaattaattcatcattagagcatgtttactgtagctttaatgtagcaatttagtgtccaaTCACGgcctaattagattcattagattcgtctcgcgatttacagtttatttgtgtaatgcaatttttttcaattacatttaatacaccatgcaggcgatttacaaaaattttggaattttgacgtttggatctaaacacaggAGACGGAGAGGTAGTGCGCTTGCACGCACAAGAACTGATGAATCTGCAAGCGCATCAGACCAGTCGTACTTTCAGGTGAACTGACCGGCCTCGTTAATGGAGAATACTTTGATTCTGCAGGATCCGCTAGTTGGATGCTTTGTGGGTATCATCAAGTGGTTGAAATAAGATGCTTAAAACAATCAACAACTGCTTGCGGATTTTctaatctatctattatctattatcttattatttgtttaacaaacggagcctccacgttcgctctcaaagcCTAgaaaacggagcctccacgttcgctctcaagaccTAGAAAATCtcacattaatcggagaaaaatagaaaaataaaaattaaccacaactgccattacgataaaaattagcctaaaatacccctgtgcctaattaaaaatcacccaccaatgccattatgaaaaattaaatataaaatacaatttagctatgtatcagttacaaatatatactattaataaaaactaaagctaacagcaatcaaataaaataaaataaaaataattatctatataatattattaaagctcaacaaatcaaattgttattataggtagatcatagttgaattgttttaatcaacaataagacataatttacgataatgaacaagatgatttatggtaaaaaaatagtataatctttaaataaacatacaacgacatgcaaatttttgaattttcaatactagccgcgcaaatgcgcgagCTATACGTCTAGTTTTGATATAAACGGTATGCGCAAAACCATGTGAGCCTTGCACAGTAGTTATGTACAGCTAGCTTTATTTGCATTGGTTGTATTTCTGAATCATTTGTTTTCCCCGGGAGTGTTGGTTTCTGAATTCTGCTATTTGGTGAATCTGTGTGTCTGAATCACGTCTCATCAAATCTGAACATACCATGTTTTCAGTCTAGAGAAGTGTCGAAAAATAAAGTAGACTCGAGCTGGCGAAGAAAAAGTTGGGATCTTGCTGACGTCACAATTAATAAATTTGACAAGTTGCCCCGTCAATTAAGCAATGGAGGGAAGGAAGCATAATGGGACAGATTCGCCTTTGCGAGCTGCGTGCCGCCCACGGGTGCTGGTGCCAAGCACTACCAACCTGTACGCATTCAGCTCATCACGCTTTCAACCAATAATCACATAAAACATCCTCAGAAAAAAAGCAATTATATATATTGACACATAATTATCATATGGTTAGCATAGAATATCTGCCTGTCATAAGTTGAAACCGCGTATCACAAAGAGCCTTGTTTAAAcgtcaaaaaagaagaagagagaagcCTTGTTTAAGAGGGAAATAAAGAGAGAATGACCCCCATACCTTTGTTAAAACAAACTGATCCATCACCTATAGCTTATTACTAATTCCCTATGGACTGAAAAAGCAGCAGGCATGGCCGTTGATCGTCCGCACATGCAGACGTATTATGGAACCAGCAGAGCCTTCAGCTCTTCAcgccttgtttggtttgtatGTGCTAGTTCCTAGCATGAATTTCTTttccatgcatgaagtactaaatgaaatttattgcaAAACTTTTGTAGGAATGGATATAATTTTTTCCGATGActggtaattaatcaatgattggctatagtgatggtatagtaaccatcctctaattgtgcggtcaaaagcctcattagattcttcatggTTCCTAGTGCatgggttgtggagttagttttgcaaactgtctttatttaatacctctaattaatggtcaaagttgcTACAGTTCCTAGCATAGCACAAATCAAACAGAACCACTGTCCAATGTCAATGAAGCAAGTAGCTAGTTTCCCTCAAACAGACAAGAGATTCAGACGCACTGATTGCTGGTAACAGAAACCAGCACGCAACAGCTTACCGTGAGCTACTAAACAAACACGCATGCCTATCACATTATTACCAGCTGATGCAGCCGCCACTAGAATTTCAGTGGCTGCTTGTTgcatatcatcatcatcagctaGCCCGGCCCTCTCTGAAAATCTACTCTGTTCAGGTACCAGAAGTCTCCTCTCCCGGCCACGTTCCACAGCACGTATGGCGTGGTGGATGGGGATTCCAAGTCCCCATAAAACAAACGAATTCCGTTTGGATCTTGGACCATTATTCCATGTCATCATGTGGAATCCCTAATGACCGCATCGCCACAAGAATCGATCCCATCTGGTTCTAAATAACTATCAGGATCGTTCGCTATGGGAAGAAAATTAAAGCCCCAAATTTAACACTAGAGTATACTATATAGGAGAGCACTATatgttttttttatgaaaaggAGAGCTATATGTTATGGACAATCAACTTTAACACTTTGCTCTCAATTAATCCCCATGGCAGTGCAGACTTGAGTTTGGTAGTTAACTGTGTATCAAGTGGAAGTGGTACCCAAAGCAGCCCTGATCAAGTCTGAACACACCGGATGCCTTTTCTTCACATGAGTTTGGCTGTACTAGTTCACCAACCCCTTAGTTTTGAAAGATACTATATATACTGTACTGCCTCAGTCCCTCACCAACCAGTCCACCAGTTCTTATAAAAAACAGTTTATACCATGACTACCACCATGGTTACAAGGCTAATTTGATCAGTGTAACGAAACAcctcatgcatgcatggcaTCAAACCAACTACCAAAGCACAGCTTTCTGGACATCTCTTCCACTAAATTAAGGTCTATACATGTCAGTGTCGAAACATGGTATTTTATTtggagtaaattgcacccaccatacaacaacttgttaggtgagtgcaaattagtccaacaacttgtacaatgctcaatttagtgcaataaTTCAACAGGTGGGTGcagatcaatccaacaacttgtaaaatcaaTTTAATGCAATAACCATGCAAATAggtgcattcacagtccaaacattacacAGCTATGTAACTAACACACGGtctcaataaagagtatattcatgttgggacaaattattaagtattatttGACAATTGATTTATATGCTGCGCCTGCGTGGCAATGTATTTGGCAAAGATATAAACCCTAAGTATTTATAAATTAATGTTATGTCTTTACATTatagtgatttaattttgattaaaattatttaatttgATATTCAATATTGTAATTTTTTTCCTCATTGTTTTTGATATGTTTGATTATATGCACTGTTAAGCTAAAAATATCAATATGTTGATACAAACTATTGATACTTTTAGGTGCTtggtacatatatttttaaagcctTCTAGATTTGTTAGAATGGAAAatgagctaaataaaataataaacagAAACAAACATGAGCATAGTTGAATACATGAGTAGAAGCACAGAAAAAACCTAAGGTTTCAGGGTCTCTCTTATCGACTTCAGTGTTTCAGTGATGCTAACGGTAATTTTAAAATTCGATTGAatttgaactaataaaaaattgtaCATAGTTGAAAAGTAACAACCGGTCACCATCAATAATTTCtatttattaaatttaaaaattattgaCGTTAATCTACTGTGCTTAATATGTTGCTGTTGTAATGGTGGTTAAATAATATACTATTTTTACTAAaaccataattaatttattttgagaATAAAATTATTGGCGTCTATTGCGACATGAAAATTTATGGTCAAATAATACGTTCTCACGTGAATATATTGTTTACTGTTCATTGTGACATGACGCTAGCAAATACATTGTCGTGTAAGATTTGGACTGTGAATCCACCAATTTACCAAGTTATTACACTAAATTGAGCATTTTCTGAGTTGTTGGATCAATCTGCACCTAGTTGTGaagttattgtactaaattgagcattttacaagttgttggaccaatttgcacccacaTTTATTGTAGGGTGAATGCAATTTACTCTTTTATTTGCTCCCCAAGCTCCAAACAACAGGTCAGTCGGCAACCAGCTAACTTGCTTGCTTGAGTTGTATTAACTTTATTTGCCCGAATAAATATACTGAAGCTAGCTAGTTGAGAGTTGAAATACCTGTCTCGGGGATTCAAGACAAACTGAGGAGAAAATATCAGTTGCTCACGTAGCAACAGGCAGTAGTGCAAACGCATACGAGTATGTGTTCATGTGTGCATAAACAATCCTCGGAACTAGTAATTAATTACCTGATTTGATGCTGATATGAGCTGCTAGCCGCTGCATTGCATTGGCTCTTGCAAAATTCCACGCAAAAGGACAGCGCTGAGGTGACGAGAGATCCTCAGATAAAGAAAATTAATTAGTGTCGTCGTCTTCATCAGCATTGTGTTGGCTGAAAGAAACCTCTCAAGATATTCTGCCAGATTAAATTAAAATGTGTCATGCTGAACCATTTCTGACTGCGAGAACCGTCGGCCGTACGTTCTGCGACTCCAACTAGTATTTCGGCAACTGTACTGTACTGTATgctcctcttttttttaaaaaaaaaaacgaacCAAACAGAAAAACTGCCGATTATATTACTGTATACTCCCACGGACTCTCATTCTCTCTATTTTGTGTGGACATACTATATGTATGGCACTATGGCCACCAAATTGGTCGCAAAAGTGTAGCGTGATGTGTACGGTTTGATTTTTATTTGTCCGATCATAATCGAACTCCAACACTGCAAGTAATCACAAATGGTTTTCGAGTCAAGTTTGGACATAATTTTCCTGTTTTCAAAGTgtttttcttttggaaaaagTTGAATAGTACAACCAATATTTTTTGCCCAATCATATGCAAGAGATAAACGGCAGGCGCGGTTGATTCTTTCATTCTTCGGTCGACCATAGGCCACAGCCCACAGGCCACGCCCAATCAATCCAGGTTATTCAGCTTGTCTTGTCTTGACTTATCTCGatttattttgatttattttctctcacaaaatactattcattctaccgGCACTACATTATTAATAATGGGGCCAACCCGAGGCTCCGAGCAGATGACAGCCGCACGGGTCGTCGCCACGTCGTCCACCAGCGCATAGAAGGCGGGTGGCCCACGGGGGCCCGCTGCGCATACAAATCCTCCTGACCACGTCATCCCTCTCCCGGGCGAAATCCCGGGCCTGCCCCTCCAGGGCCCATCGGAATCCGGTTGACCCTGCTGCCCCCACCAGCCCCCGTGGTCCCCACCCTCCAAGCTGGGGGCGAGGAGATTCCGTCGTCATCGTGCGGCTGCACAAACAAAGATGCAGGCGGCAGGCGGCAGGCGCACTCCGAGGACAGGACAGGGCGCTTCCACCTCCGCTTCTGACCTCACCCcactctccatctctctctccctgtcTGTCTTTTCCAGCGGAAACGATCTGATCCACGAAGCACGCGGACAGGAATCGCCTCTTCATTCTTCTGAAACAGCCGCGTCTCTCTCCGTGTCTCTGTGGCGATCAGATCGATCGTAGAGAGCGAACCGGCAAGGGAAGAGGTACTGGCTGCTGCATCCACATCCACTGTTCTAttggcgcgccgctgccgcgacgAGCGAGAGATCGGCATGAGAGTGAGGTGGGTTAGTTTTGTTCATGGCGGCTGATGCCGTAAagctgctgtttttttttctttccttccctTCTCTTTCACCCTGTCCCGTCTTGTTCATCCTTCCGTTCTCTGGTGGGAAGGGgaggcagtagcagcagcagcctggCAGGCAGGTCAAGTTGCGGCTGCCGGCAGGGCACGATGAATGGATGGGTCGGGTTGGTGAGGTGGCTAGTGTCGTGTGTTCTTACTGCTCCCACTTTCTTCCTCCATTGGGGTGGTGGGGCGCGCGTTGGCGATGTGTCTGGCTCTCTCTCTCCGCGATGGGGATGTTTCGTCCGTAAGCTGCGCGCCAGAGAGAGAGCTCTGCCTCCCCCAGTCCCCTCCCTACCCCTTGTGTTGTATGGACTACAGGACTAGTGCCGTCCGTTGTGGCAGCCATGCGCCCCGAAAAGATCGCCGTCGATTCCTTGGAGTATTTGACGGACAAAATTattgttttcttctttttggTGCCCAGTTAATCCAGCCTCCTCGGTTCGTGGCTCGCGTCGCGTTGGTTGCTTGgctcaggcgcggcggcggttccAGTTCTCGTGCTGCTTTCCCCGATCGGCATGCCAAGATTCTCAAGTCCAGCCCATCAGTGAGCTGCTTCTGTTTGTCCGGACGGCATGGAGCAGCCGGCGTCCCGGAGAGACGAGGACGCGCTGCCGGGCTACGCCGTCATGGAATTGGAGGACGTCGCGGTCGGCGACCTggatctcatggaggagctgttcatggcggcgccggggTTCGATTTCTCCGACTTGTCGCTGCCCGGGGCCGGCGCGCCCCCGGGGGCCTGCTTCTCGCCGCTGTTCGACAtctgcagcaccaccaccacggcgACTCCCCCCGCGCCGGCGGGCGAGGACGACAGGGGCGACCCGGAGAGGGCCGACCGGCccgacgcggccgcggccgccccgccgcgccccgcctgGCTCTTCCAGCCCGGGCAGGAGGTGGAGGCCACGGTGAAGGAGCGGCTGCGGCGCGCGCTGGAGCGCATCGCGTCGCTGTCGCAGACGCAGCCCGGGGAGCTGCTCGCGCAGGTCTGGGTCCCCATGCTCATCGGCGACCGCCAGGTGCTCACCACCTGCGGGCAGCCCTTCTGGCTGGACAGCCGCAACCAGCGCCTCGCCAATTACCGCTCCGTGTCCATGGAGTACCAGTTCTCCGCCGACgagagcgcgcgcgccgggctGGGGCTGCCCGGCCGCGTCTTCGTCGGCCGAGTCCCCGAGTGGACGCCCGACGTCCGCTACTTCTCCACCGAGGAGTACCCGCGCGTCCGCCACGCGCAGTCCTTGGACATCCGCGGCAGCGTCGCGCTCCCCATCTTCGAGCCCCGCACCCGGGCATGCCTCGGCGTCATCGAGCTCGTCATGACCACGCAGAAGATCAACTACAACGCCGAGGTCGAGAACATATGCAGCGCTCTCAAGGTAGATTGCCCATTGCTGACCCTCTTCTTCATTTGTTTCCATCCTCCAACCCACCCCCAACTTCTCTGCAGGCTATGTTGTTATGCTCTTAACCTGTTTGATGAAATGCCCTTAGGAAAAGACGTGCTACTACCGGGCACACCAATCCCCGAAGTAATCCGTCTTTTCACTTTCCTTTGTTTGGTGATGTTCTTATCTCAGAAAGTTTTGTGTTTGTGCAAACTTGCAGGAGGTTGATCTCAGAAGTACTGATGTTTCAAGTGATCCCCATGGAAATGTGAGCTTAAATATAGAAACACTTACATGTTGTGCTCACAACTGACATGTTGCTATCGTAACATAGGTTGCTTATTTCTTGTTAGGTGGCTGATATTTCTTACCGAGCAGTTGTACCGGAGATCATTGACGTTCTCAGAGCTGTTTGCGAGAGACACAAGCTACCACTAGCCCAGACTTGGATACCATGCATCTGCCAAGCAAAGAGGGGAAGCCGCCACTCCGATGAAAAACTCAAGTACTGCGTGTCCCCTGTGGATGAGGCATGTTATGTTCGTGACCAAGCTGTAAAGGGCTTTCACCAAGCTTGCTCCGATCATCATCTGTTCAGGGGTGAGGGTGTTGTTGGTAGGGCATTTGGGACAAACGAGCCATGTTTCTCCCCGGACATTACTGCCTACAGCAAGGTCCAATACCCTCTCTCACATCATGCAAAACTTTTCAGCTTGAGGGCTGCAGTTGCCATCCGGTTGCGAAGTATTAGGACTGGAACCCTTGACTATGTCTTGGAATTCTTCCTGCCCGTGGACTGTATAGAGAGCGAAGAGCAGCGGGCCATGCTTAATTCTTTGTCCATTACAATACAGCAGACCTGCTATACATTACGAGTtgtcagcttgaaagaactagTGGATGAAGGATCATTTGAAACAAGTACACTAACCCCAGCAAAATTTTACGACAAGCCTATTCATGAAAACTTGGATGAGGTTTGTAGCAACATTGAAGGTCCTGCGAGGACAACATCGCTGGAAACTTCTGAGGAAGTATCTTCGTGGATAGCAAGCCTTGTGGATGCTCAAAGTAAGGGAGCAAAAGAAATGTTTGGTGACCTTCCATTTGGATTCAGCAAGCAAGAGGATGAAGGGTTCAGTGTTACGGCTGGCTGGCATACTTCACCTGTACTAGGCCCGAAAGGTAGCATCTTTTCAGAGATTAAGCAGCACGAAGAATATGAGGTCAAGGAGCCAATTTGTTCCAGAGGTCCAAGCCCTTCCAACATGAACAAAACAGTAGAGAAGCGGCGCACTAAGATGGAGAAAACTGTTAGCCTGGAAGAGCTTCGGAAGCATTTTGCTGGCAGCCTGAAAGAAGCTGCAAAGAATTTAGGAGGTAATTTCTAACCCACAGATCTTTGTCACTCCTTTCGTTTTAGTACCTTTGTCTGTTTGGATGGATAGGCAGTAGCTTGTAGACAGCCTGCTTGAAACCACGTCGTCTTTCGATGCCCATAACTTCATTTTCATGCTACAAATAGAACTGGTAAACTTTTACTCAGTGTTATTGCTGCTGAACAATGCGTGGTATCCTGGTAGCCAAGAGTTGGATGTAAATTATGTTGAAGTCTGTGATCAGAGGGACACTCGAATCAAATGTActtttaaaaatattatttattgatCTAACTTCCATTGTTTTTGCACTGTGGCCGGAAAGGTACACCAGTCTTAATATTTCATTCTCTATTTGCATAGATGCAAACTTCAATGCTCATACTATGATTAACCATTTCAACTGCTTCTTTCAGTGTGCCCTACAACATTGAAGAGAATATGTAGGCAACATGGAATTAATCGTTGGCCATCACGGAAGATTAAGAAAGTTGGGCACTCCCTGAAGAAACTGCAAATGGTGATTGATTCGGTACATGGTGCTGAAGGAACAGTTCAACTCAGCTCACTCTATGAAAACTTTACCAAGACCACATGGTCAGAAAGAGAATTACAGGGGGATGGCACTTATCCATTATCTGAGCAAAAAGATCACTTGGAACCTTCGGTTCCTGATCGACAGTGCGAGGGCAGATTCACTTCGCATACTTCTGGCTCtaattctctctctccctcatgcAGCCAAAGCTCAAACTCCAGCCATGGTTGTTCCAGTGGTTCAAAATCACAACAGGATGGCAATGctcctcagcttgcagtcaagCAAGAAGTTTTAATGGAGGAGAATCAGAGCTCCACACTACTGAAAGCTGCGAGCCATGCAGAACTGCAGATGTTTACTGAAGAAAGGCCCGTCGTGCTGCCTAGGTCTCAGAGTCAAATGCTTGTAAGTGAACAAAAGCCAGAGGAAAACATGTCAGGCATGCAAAAGTCTAAGCCGGTTTCTCTCAAAATAAAAGCCATGTATGGTGAAGAAAGATGCATATTCCGACTTCAACCTAGTTGGGGTTTTGAAAAGCTAAAAGAAGAAATTGTTAAGCGGTTCAGTATCGCTCAGGAGATGTACGTGGACCTAAAGTACTTGGATGATGAATCTGAGTGGGTTCTTTTAACATGTGATGCGGACCTTCTGGAGTGTATTGATGTCTACAAGTCATCAAATGCTCAAACAGTAAGAATCTTGGTAAATGTTAATGTTCAGCCAGTgcttggtccttcctttggtcAAACTGGTTTGCCCTGACATTGGCACTATGCCAAACCAGGATGCAGAACAAGCATGAACATCTTTTACTGAAGGAGTTTGACATGGCCCTCAGTTTTAAGTCATGATATGCACAGGCTGAATCTGTAAATACCTATACTTCTGTTATCATC from Panicum virgatum strain AP13 chromosome 9K, P.virgatum_v5, whole genome shotgun sequence encodes:
- the LOC120647423 gene encoding protein NLP1-like, which encodes MEQPASRRDEDALPGYAVMELEDVAVGDLDLMEELFMAAPGFDFSDLSLPGAGAPPGACFSPLFDICSTTTTATPPAPAGEDDRGDPERADRPDAAAAAPPRPAWLFQPGQEVEATVKERLRRALERIASLSQTQPGELLAQVWVPMLIGDRQVLTTCGQPFWLDSRNQRLANYRSVSMEYQFSADESARAGLGLPGRVFVGRVPEWTPDVRYFSTEEYPRVRHAQSLDIRGSVALPIFEPRTRACLGVIELVMTTQKINYNAEVENICSALKEVDLRSTDVSSDPHGNVADISYRAVVPEIIDVLRAVCERHKLPLAQTWIPCICQAKRGSRHSDEKLKYCVSPVDEACYVRDQAVKGFHQACSDHHLFRGEGVVGRAFGTNEPCFSPDITAYSKVQYPLSHHAKLFSLRAAVAIRLRSIRTGTLDYVLEFFLPVDCIESEEQRAMLNSLSITIQQTCYTLRVVSLKELVDEGSFETSTLTPAKFYDKPIHENLDEVCSNIEGPARTTSLETSEEVSSWIASLVDAQSKGAKEMFGDLPFGFSKQEDEGFSVTAGWHTSPVLGPKGSIFSEIKQHEEYEVKEPICSRGPSPSNMNKTVEKRRTKMEKTVSLEELRKHFAGSLKEAAKNLGVCPTTLKRICRQHGINRWPSRKIKKVGHSLKKLQMVIDSVHGAEGTVQLSSLYENFTKTTWSERELQGDGTYPLSEQKDHLEPSVPDRQCEGRFTSHTSGSNSLSPSCSQSSNSSHGCSSGSKSQQDGNAPQLAVKQEVLMEENQSSTLLKAASHAELQMFTEERPVVLPRSQSQMLVSEQKPEENMSGMQKSKPVSLKIKAMYGEERCIFRLQPSWGFEKLKEEIVKRFSIAQEMYVDLKYLDDESEWVLLTCDADLLECIDVYKSSNAQTVRILVNVNVQPVLGPSFGQTGLP